The following is a genomic window from Acidobacteriota bacterium.
TCCCGCTTGATCAACGCGAGCGGCTATCGCGTACCTTGCTACGAGCCGAAGAACGGCTGCGCCATTGGCTAGTAGGTCAGGGCGCATTGATGATGAGCATCGGGGTGTGCAGTTTCGTTGTATTTGGACTGATGCATGTGAAGTACTACTACGTGCTGGCCGCGTTTGCGGCTCTGGCGAACGTTGTTCCCGTTGTGGGAGCTCTTACTTCATTGGGTTTGGCCAGCGTTGTAGCCGCGTTCGACTCTTGGCATAAGCTGCTAGGGGTGCTCATCTTTTATGGTGTCTACTATCAGCTGGAAAACGCGTTTCTAACGCCGCGAATCATGAAAAGCACGATCGATTTGCCTCCGCTTGGTGTCATTACAGCCTTGATGATTGGAGGTGCCTTGGCCGGGATTCTCGGAGCACTGGTTGCGGTCCCAACCGCAGCGCTGGTTGCGGTGCTGGTGGACGAATATCTCGTACAAAAGCAGCGGATCGTAAGCCACGATCACGACTTTGAAGTAAGCCGCACCAGTCACGAGTTCTAATTCGAAAAAAAATAAGGAGGGCCAACCAGCCCTCCTTTTTTAGAGCTGAATTCTCACCACCGCAAACGCAAACCGAACTCAATTTGACGCGAGTCGTATCCGGTTGCCTGAGCACTGACACGACCAAAGGTTGCCGGACTGTTCAGGTTCATAGACGGATCGTCTGGTTGGAAGTGGTTTAGCACGTTGGTCATCATCGCTGTGAAGGTAAGACCGACGCGCTCGGTTGCGCGGATGTCTTTCGTTACCGTCATGTCAAGGTTCCAACGCGGGAAGCCGCGAAGAATGCCAAAGCCATTGCCACGCTCGTCGACTCCCAAAATGAGCCTACGGAACTGGCCGTAAGCGGCAGTAGGATCGCCGAACATGTTGAGCCACTCCGTGGATGTGCCGGTGACGCCCTTGGAGGTTGCTGTTGTCCCCACTGTACCCGTAGGTGAACTCGTGAAGTAGTGGAGCGAATTGCCGGCGTTGAAGCTGCCATTCGTCAGCACTACGTTGTAAATCGAGCTTTGGCTTGGATCCGATTGTCCAAAAGCTTCGCGGCTGGTGCTGGTTCCGGAACCATCCTGCTGGACTACATTCAATGGGAAGCCGCTCTGTGCCGTGAATAACGGTGAGATCGACCAGCCACCGAGCAAGTGTCCTAAGATCCCCTGCTGGGTTTTATAAAACGAGGGCTGGTAGTTGAGAGCGACGTTATAGATGAACTTTACGTCAAATCCGTTCGGTCCATATTCGCTTTCCAGATTCCACGGATCGAGAACTGTACGCGTGCTGCGAGCCTGAACTTCTCCGCCGGTACCGAAAGATCGTCCCCAGGTGAAGTTCGAGCGCGCAGTGATTCCATGCCAATCACGGAAAGTCGCCGTCGCGAACAAGGCATTGTAATTGCCCCAACCGTTGCTGGTATCAAACTCAAATGCCTGGAACTGACGGCAAACGATAACGTTCGCAGCGCATCCACCGGGAGGATTCATTCCCGGATTGGTCCTGCCCAGCTGCCATGAGGTTGAGGTCTCCATTGCATTCCACAGCTCGTAAACGCGATTGGAGGCAATGAGAGAGCGTTGTGCTGCAATCAGCGCAGCGGTACAACTGGAAGCTGCCTTGCAGAAGTTAGAAGTTGGTCCACCTAGCGCCTGTTCAATAAACGGTTGCGGTGAAGGTGTGCTTACGTTTGCAGCAGGGCACACCTGCACATTCAGTCCGCAAATGGCTGTATAGAGGTTGCCGTAAGCATTCGCGAACGTCTGTCCACCAAGCGTTGTCATGTAGGGGACCGCGTCCACGTTGATTTCCTGGAACTCGTTGCGGATCAACTTCCCAATGTAGCCGGTCTCGATGAAAAGTTTTGACGAAACCTCGCGTTGGATCGACAGCGTGAACGAGTCGTTGACACTCGGTCGCGTGTCAGGATCCAATCCAGAGCCGGGCGCCGCTGCCAAATTCCCGTTAACGCCTGGGAAGTAAGGTTGCGCCAGCGTATTAGAAGGAGCGCCGCCGAGAGGTGCGACCAGTCCATCTGTCCCGATTCGGAACGCAGTTGATGGATTTACTCCGCCCGTCCCTAAGCATTGGCCGTTCATCGATGCGCCAACGCACGCAACTGCCTGCATGATTCCTGTGCCTAGCAGGGGTACCAGCACCTGGTTCACGCCGTTGAGCCGGCCGTAAATGCGACTGTAGCCGCCGCGAATAACGCTCTTGCCGTCGCCTAGTATTGACCCAAGGATGCCGCTGCTGAAGTGCGGGTTCCAAGCTGCGGCGACACGCGGACTAATCCCCTTATAAAACGGATCGTAAGGATACTTCCGCCCGCCGGTGACATTGTTCACAAGAGCGAAGCCGAGGACGGGGTCATAAACCTGCCCGGCGAGTGCGGCGCTCTTACGCTGCGCAAGATAATCCTGCATGTGGACCGCATTTCCGCCCTGATCCACCAGCATCACCTGCTTTCCGGATTGCTCGTACGGCGGCATTTCTACCGCGTAGGAGAGACCGTAGGTAAGCGTGAAGCTAGGCTTCATGTGCCATGTGTCGCTCCAGTAGCCTTGGTAGTACGGAATCACGCTCTTGTCTTGTGCGTGTGTACCCAAGGGAAGCAGATGAAGGTCCGAGCCCGCACGCGTGTACAAGCTCTGTGGCTGACTTACGATTCCAAGCACATCGGCGGCGAGCGTCTGGAAATTGCTTTGCTGCGATGCAGGCACAATGCTCGTGGGCGGCAGGAAGCCGGACCATGAAATGCCAGCGCCATCGGTGACCTGATACACATTCGCGGCCATCGTTCCTTGACCATTGTCGTTCCGATCGTGCCAATCGAAGTTCCGCTGATAGAGGCCACCGAACTGGAACAGATGGTTGCCTTTCAGCAGATTCAAATCGTCGCGGAACATGTGATCCTGGCCGTCCCAAAAGCGCGTGCGGACGTCCTGCGTGTTCACGTTGTAGGGAATCAAGGCGTTACGACCGCCTCCAGCCGCGGTGACTTCTCCGCCAATTTCTACTGCGCCACCGAGGCCGGCAATTGGCTGCGGAGGAGCTCCTGCATCGCCCCACTGCCACCAGTTATAGGTATAGCTGTAATGGAAGTCGTTGGTCAGATTGTTGCCAATCGTAGTGTTGAGCCCGAAGACCATGATCGAAGGATACGACGGCAAGTTCCGCGTCGAAGTGTATTGACCCTTGGTTCCCCCCAGGATTCCACCCACATCGGACTGACCAAGATCGGCCTGGCTCAGTTTGTAGTAGCGATAGCTGCCCATGAAGTGCCAGTTCTTCGCGAAGTCATGATCTAACCGAACGACCCAGTTGTTGTCGCTCTGCGGCAATCGGATGGTGTTGCGATAACCAACTGTGTTGAACGTGTCGCCGACGGTTGAAGCCGGAGCGAAGTCGTTCGCGACTGGCATGAATTGCGACCAAATCCGATTCACGATGGGGTTGAGTCCGATGCCGCGAGGGTCACATGGCTGATTGCCTGCCGTGCCACATACATTTGCCGGCTGGTAAGTGACACCGTTTACGGTGACTTGGCCCGGATTCAAATTGAACGGCATCCATGCGTTCGGGGCATAGTTAACGCCATTCAGAGTGATTGGGCTCGAACTGCTGTTCTGGACTTGTATGACGCCAGCTCGCAGCAAGGCAGAGGGAGTGGATCTTTCAAAAGTAGTGATGTTGGGAAAGCGAACACCTTGGTAGAAGCCGAAGATGTAGGTTTTTCCGCCGAGGAAGTTAAAGGGCAGAACTGGCCCGCCAGCGGAAGCGCCGAAACGGTTCTGATGACGGGAAGGTAGTGGCGTGAAGCCTCGCGTGGTGCCGGTGGCAGGATCTGTTGAGGGCGTATGGCCGTTTGCCCAGCTGTTGGCAGAAAAGTTCGTCCCATAATAGTACTCGTAAGCAGTGCCATGCCAGTTGTTGGTGCCGCGCCGGGTCGCCATCGTGACCTGACTACCTGCTGCAGAGTTGAAGTCTGCGGTTTGTCCAGCAATGCCAACCTTGAACTCCTCAATACTTTCAATAGGAGTCGGCACAACGCCGTTGGGAATTGCGCTACCACCTCCGGTGATCGGATTGCCAGCGAAGCCGCTCAAATAAACTGTGTTCGTGCCGTCCATGTCGCTCGAGTTGTTGCCGCCGTCGAGCACGAACATATTTTGATCTGCATTGGAGCCGGCAACCGAACCGGCTTGTCCCGCCGTTCCGTTCACCGGAGTGGTGGCGGGCTGCAGCAGTGCTAAACCGGAAACGTCACGGCTCAACCCAGGCAGAGATTGCGCCATGTCGAAGTTCATGGTAGTGCCGATTGTCGCGTTCATCGTCTGCAGCTGAGCGCCGCTAGCCTGCACCTCGACGACTGTGCTCACAGCGCCAACTTCCAGCGAGATATTCGTATTCGCAACAGACCCAACCTCGACGTTTTGCCTTAGCTTCACGACTTTGAATCCCGGTTGAGTAACGTTGAGCTCAAAGGCTCCGGGCGGAAGGTTGGCAAAGACGTAGCGGCCTGCGGTATTGGTCGTCGTAGTCCGCTTTTCCCCGGTTGAAGTATCGACGGCGGTGATGTTCGCGCCAACAATTACCGCTCCCGTGTTGTCGGTGACAACGCCAACGATGC
Proteins encoded in this region:
- a CDS encoding carboxypeptidase regulatory-like domain-containing protein, yielding MTSQVSPCQSPSLTGRGFFPTPSTVIKEELKTIIQFIAWLSFLIALCAMPVMAQVGSSGSIVGVVTDNTGAVIVGANITAVDTSTGEKRTTTTNTAGRYVFANLPPGAFELNVTQPGFKVVKLRQNVEVGSVANTNISLEVGAVSTVVEVQASGAQLQTMNATIGTTMNFDMAQSLPGLSRDVSGLALLQPATTPVNGTAGQAGSVAGSNADQNMFVLDGGNNSSDMDGTNTVYLSGFAGNPITGGGSAIPNGVVPTPIESIEEFKVGIAGQTADFNSAAGSQVTMATRRGTNNWHGTAYEYYYGTNFSANSWANGHTPSTDPATGTTRGFTPLPSRHQNRFGASAGGPVLPFNFLGGKTYIFGFYQGVRFPNITTFERSTPSALLRAGVIQVQNSSSSPITLNGVNYAPNAWMPFNLNPGQVTVNGVTYQPANVCGTAGNQPCDPRGIGLNPIVNRIWSQFMPVANDFAPASTVGDTFNTVGYRNTIRLPQSDNNWVVRLDHDFAKNWHFMGSYRYYKLSQADLGQSDVGGILGGTKGQYTSTRNLPSYPSIMVFGLNTTIGNNLTNDFHYSYTYNWWQWGDAGAPPQPIAGLGGAVEIGGEVTAAGGGRNALIPYNVNTQDVRTRFWDGQDHMFRDDLNLLKGNHLFQFGGLYQRNFDWHDRNDNGQGTMAANVYQVTDGAGISWSGFLPPTSIVPASQQSNFQTLAADVLGIVSQPQSLYTRAGSDLHLLPLGTHAQDKSVIPYYQGYWSDTWHMKPSFTLTYGLSYAVEMPPYEQSGKQVMLVDQGGNAVHMQDYLAQRKSAALAGQVYDPVLGFALVNNVTGGRKYPYDPFYKGISPRVAAAWNPHFSSGILGSILGDGKSVIRGGYSRIYGRLNGVNQVLVPLLGTGIMQAVACVGASMNGQCLGTGGVNPSTAFRIGTDGLVAPLGGAPSNTLAQPYFPGVNGNLAAAPGSGLDPDTRPSVNDSFTLSIQREVSSKLFIETGYIGKLIRNEFQEINVDAVPYMTTLGGQTFANAYGNLYTAICGLNVQVCPAANVSTPSPQPFIEQALGGPTSNFCKAASSCTAALIAAQRSLIASNRVYELWNAMETSTSWQLGRTNPGMNPPGGCAANVIVCRQFQAFEFDTSNGWGNYNALFATATFRDWHGITARSNFTWGRSFGTGGEVQARSTRTVLDPWNLESEYGPNGFDVKFIYNVALNYQPSFYKTQQGILGHLLGGWSISPLFTAQSGFPLNVVQQDGSGTSTSREAFGQSDPSQSSIYNVVLTNGSFNAGNSLHYFTSSPTGTVGTTATSKGVTGTSTEWLNMFGDPTAAYGQFRRLILGVDERGNGFGILRGFPRWNLDMTVTKDIRATERVGLTFTAMMTNVLNHFQPDDPSMNLNSPATFGRVSAQATGYDSRQIEFGLRLRW